From a region of the Phragmites australis chromosome 21, lpPhrAust1.1, whole genome shotgun sequence genome:
- the LOC133903999 gene encoding probable LRR receptor-like serine/threonine-protein kinase At3g47570, with the protein MGGRSKRHGLFGNSNCRYLLITSCLIHVVYVLPICKAQSTDEQALLAFKAAIAGDPSGVLAAWTPTSSSMNATDNICRWRGVSCSSQRHPGRVTALKLMSSNLTGVISPRVANLSFLRNLNLSLNRLSGSIPSELGLLRRLQVISLGGNSLTGEIPASLTNCARLTHLELQRNGLHGEIPVNFSYCREIQAFSVSLNSLSGGVPPSFGSLPKLKFLSLRRCNLTGGIPPSLGNLSSLLAFDVSENYNLGGDIPDILGRLTKLNYLMLASAGLGGTIPASLFNISSLWTLDLGNNDLSGVLPPDVGVTLPRIQFLSLYNCGLQGRIPSSIGNATGLRSIQLHSSSLQGTVPPDIGQLKELEVLNLEFNQLEDKWNKDWALMAALGNCSRLLKLSLSSNRFQGVLPPSLVNLTIGIQEIYMNANRISGVIPPELAKLSNLRVLVLANNALTGTIPGTIGGLRSMTGLDVSGNNISGEIPPMLVANLTQLAFLDLSQNDLQGSIPESFGTMSNIAILDLSYNQFSGLIPKQVFSLSSITIFLNLSHNVFSGPIPSEIGRLSSLGVLDLSNNRLSGEITQALSQCQGMEYLFLQGNQLDGRIPQSLNSLKGLQYLDMSQNNLSGPIPDFLSTLQYLRYLNLSYNQFDGPVPTRGVFNDSRIFSVSGNKVCGGVSELQLPKCPGTDHSSKRHKSRTVLIVTIAIGSSLALVLITCTFVMCARKSVKQQHVQSNKTSVPILMEQHWKLSYAELNRATDGFSAANLIGVGSFGSVYKGTLVDQEQEVAVKVLNLLQPGAERSFLAECEALRSVRHRNLVKVVTACSSVDHSGNDFKALVYEFMPNRDLDKWLHPTIGESESSSRTLTMAERVSIALDVVEALDYLHHHGQIPIVHCDLKPSNILLDKDMVAHVGDFGLSRFVKGANSSSFQHTSNTAGIKGTIGYIPPEYGMSSEISVEGDVYSYGVLLLEMFTAKRPSAASFQGGQSLRSYVAGACPERVMEVADLALSQHEENLDEARLEECLLSVFRVALHCTEESPRARMLTRDVIRELTAARDVYHE; encoded by the exons ATGGGGGGCAGGAGCAAGAGGCATGGCCTCTTTGGCAATAGCAATTGCAGATACCTGCTCATAACTAGTTGTCTCATCCATGTTGTTTATGTCCTTCCTATCTGCAAGGCACAGTCCACCGATGAGCAAGCACTGCTTGCATTCAAAGCTGCCATCGCCGGCGACCCCAGTGGGGTGCTTGCTGCATGGACGCCTACTAGCAGCAGCATGAACGCCACGGACAACATCTGCCGGTGGAGGGGTGTGTCATGCAGCTCCCAACGGCACCCTGGCCGTGTCACGGCGCTGAAGCTTATGTCATCCAACCTGACAGGTGTGATCAGCCCCAGAGTCGCCAATCTGTCCTTCCTCCGCAACCTCAACCTCTCTCTCAACCGCCTCTCCGGCAGCATCCCCTCGGAGCTTGGCCTGCTGCGTCGCCTCCAGGTCATCAGCCTCGGTGGGAATTCTCTCACTGGCGAGATACCCGCCTCCCTCACCAACTGTGCTCGTCTAACCCATTTGGAGTTACAACGGAATGGATTGCATGGTGAGATCCCAGTGAACTTCAGCTACTGCCGGGAGATCCAGGCGTTCAGCGTCAGTCTGAACAGCCTGTCCGGTGGCGTTCCACCATCGTTTGGGTCACTGCCAAAGCTCAAGTTCTTGAGCCTTCGCCGGTGCAACCTCACCGGCGGTATCCCGCCGTCACTGGGTAACCTCTCATCGCTCTTGGCATTTGACGTCAGTGAGAATTATAACCTGGGTGGTGACATACCCGATATTCTAGGGAGACTCACCAAGCTCAACTATCTGATGCTAGCTTCTGCTGGCCTCGGAGGCACAATCCCAGCCTCGCTGTTTAACATATCATCGCTTTGGACACTTGACTTGGGAAACAATGATCTATCTGGTGTGCTGCCTCCTGACGTTGGTGTAACCCTGCCGCGAATTCAATTCCTTTCTCTGTACAACTGCGGGCTCCAAGGGCGCATCCCGTCATCGATAGGCAACGCAACGGGACTCCGTTCGATCCAACTCCATAGCAGCAGTCTGCAGGGGACAGTGCCTCCTGACATTGGCCAGCTGAAGGAACTTGAGGTGCTGAACCTGGAATTCAACCAGCTTGAGGACAAGTGGAACAAGGACTGGGCTCTGATGGCTGCACTAGGCAATTGCAGTAGGCTGCTTAAATTAAGCCTTTCTAGTAACAGGTTTCAAGGTGTGCTCCCTCCTTCTCTTGTCAACCTCACCATTGGGATACAAGAGATCTATATGAATGCAAACAGGATAAGTGGCGTGATCCCGCCAGAGCTTGCCAAGTTGAGCAATCTCCGTGTTCTTGTGCTTGCTAATAATGCCCTGACTGGCACCATCCCGGGCACCATTGGTGGTCTTCGCAGCATGACTGGGCTAGATGTCTCTGGCAACAACATATCCGGTGAGATCCCACCTATGCTTGTGGCAAACCTTACTCAGCTCGCTTTCCTGGATCTGTCACAGAACGACCTGCAAGGAAGCATACCTGAGAGCTTTGGGACCATGAGCAATATTGCAATCCTGGACCTGTCTTACAATCAGTTCAGCGGCTTGATACCGAAACAGGTTTTCAGTCTCTCCTCGATAACCATATTCCTCAACTTGTCTCACAACGTTTTCTCAGGTCCAATCCCTTCCGAAATAGGTAGATTGAGCAGCCTTGGGGTGCTGGACTTGTCGAACAACAGGCTTTCTGGAGAGATAACACAGGCACTCTCCCAGTGCCAAGGGATGGAGTACTTGTTTCTGCAGGGAAACCAACTTGATGGGAGGATCCCGCAATCACTCAACTCTTTGAAAGGGCTTCAATACCTGGACATGTCACAGAATAACTTGTCCGGTCCAATTCCAGATTTCTTATCGACACTGCAGTACTTGCGTTACCTGAATCTATCTTACAACCAGTTTGATGGACCGGTGCCAACAAGAGGAGTGTTCAATGATTCCAGAATTTTTTCTGTTTCTGGGAATAaagtttgtggtggtgtttCAGAGTTGCAGCTACCGAAATGTCCTGGCACTGATCACTCCAGTAAGAGACACAAATCAAGAACTGTATTGATCGTGACTATTGCCATTGGATCTTCCTTGGCTCTAGTCCTCATCACTTGCACTTTTGTGATGTGTGCTCGGAAGTCAGTAAAACAGCAGCATGTGCAGAGTAACAAGACATCTGTGCCAATACTGATGGAGCAGCATTGGAAATTATCCTATGCTGAACTGAACAGGGCTACTGATGGGTTCTCTGCAGCTAATCTCATTGGTGTCGGAAGCTTTGGCTCAGTTTACAAAGGAACACTAGTCGACCAAGAGCAGGAAGTCGCAGTAAAAGTGCTGAACCTTCTGCAGCCTGGAGCTGAGCGGAGTTTCCTAGCTGAATGCGAAGCACTGAGAAGCGTTCGACACCGCAATCTTGTAAAGGTCGTCACAGCCTGTTCGAGTGTGGATCACAGTGGAAATGATTTCAAAGCTTTGGTCTATGAGTTCATGCCTAACAGAGACCTGGACAAATGGTTACATCCAACCATTGGGGAAAGTGAGAGTTCATCTCGTACGCTAACCATGGCTGAAAGAGTGAGCATTGCACTCGATGTCGTTGAGGCTCTTGACTATCTTCACCACCATGGCCAAATACCCATTGTTCACTGTGACCTGAAGCCGAGCAATATCCTTCTCGATAAGGACATGGTTGCCCATGTAGGGGACTTCGGGCTGTCACGGTTTGTTAAGGGAGCAAACAGCAGCTCGTTTCAACATACGAGTAATACAGCTGGGATCAAAGGCACTATTGGATACATTCCTCCAG AGTACGGAATGAGTAGTGAAATTTCTGTGGAAGGCGATGTGTACAGCTACGGAGTTCTCCTGCTGGAGATGTTCACGGCGAAGAGGCCATCAGCCGCCTCGTTTCAGGGAGGCCAAAGCCTTCGCAGCTATGTCGCAGGTGCTTGCCCTGAGAGAGTCATGGAAGTCGCTGATCTAGCTCTGTCGCAGCACGAAGAGAACTTGGATGAGGCGAGGCTGGAGGAGTGTCTCTTGTCGGTTTTCCGAGTCGCACTGCATTGCACGGAGGAATCACCGAGAGCAAGGATGCTCACCAGGGATGTCATCAGAGAGCTAACTGCTGCGAGGGATGTTTATCATGAGTAG